The following proteins are encoded in a genomic region of Benincasa hispida cultivar B227 unplaced genomic scaffold, ASM972705v1 Contig245, whole genome shotgun sequence:
- the LOC120069143 gene encoding homeobox protein LUMINIDEPENDENS yields MEVLKDDFSNLEIGTSVDSFHRFLDSQKDLFRSQVDQLQTIVVTQCKLTGVNPLSQEMAAGALSITIGKRPRDLLNPKAVKYMQTVFSIKDALSKKESREISALFGVKVTQVRDFFNSQRSRVRKLVRVSREKAIQSNSCKQLEVGGVATNNDPSMPIDAVPLNSDAVFPLNSDVPIPLNSEAPVPLNFDAPVPLNTIDPSNVDNGPSCSTQDSELSGIDGVDKDFVQTIFSMMQKEETFSGQVKLMEWILQIQNSSVLCWFLTKGGAIILATWLSQAAAEEQTSLLHVILEVFCHLPLHKALPVHISPILQSVNYLRFYRTSDISNRARFLLSRWSKLLARSQALKKPNGVKLLTNSHTDMILKQSIGDIMSDESWKSNIDMPENFVTSNVNVDNMRKPESHQALKLLPASSDDLNRKNVLGLSSSRFRERRKVQMVEQPDQKIAGRNSQVPRTSPASQGRPMSTDDIQKAKMRAQFMQSKYGKTGSSNGRPNVKSANVNKPLHLVSAALPPASKVSLLPNFEDQKKAVALFPKFSNKVETPLRSKIETEFKDSLGEKCKRVQIQWRMPPEMKLNDLWRVGGGENSKEAGFQKNRNSREKETFYQTILDIPSNPKEPWDVEMDYDDSLTPEILTEQLPDNESSEAEVRNHVVDAAVPSEVISSQDVKPNAAEPDLELLAVLLKNPELVYALTSSQAGNLPTEETVKLLDMIKAGGASNLGGANRMGKTVEKVEVSLPSPTPSSNAGTSGWKPAVLRNPFSQRDSVAESRVALSSPPVDTSSIAVSRIVTPNQQHGAMPPVSHQIPASVSQFSLPQTMINGCQSHHVVHSHQQGINSPNVQLPNSEIALASRSFPITNQPLINHITAAASSARIEGRNIVKPVSFTSNTPERIPISFQSPPSPTPTQMPPIQQQRQQPQLQPFRSEHPHLHQTRVNISLPPAEKSAPSLGSWRPRQQDIGSQTSSHYNSGANQNNDSKFVGGSMAAVRGGPSWGRNEFESWSPENSPVRTQEYNRPDKSFIEPRINSGRSYGPVDQQQQRQRSPYGYREQNRHGNNNRRWRDRQY; encoded by the exons ATGGAGGTTTTGAAGGATGATTTCTCCAATTTGGAGATTGGGACTTCGGTCGACTCGTTCCACAGGTTTTTGGACTCCCAAAAGGATCTCTTTCGCTCCCAGGTCGATCAGCTCCAGACAATTGTCGTCACGCAGTGCAAACTCACTGGCGTCAACCCGCTTTCTCAAGAGATG GCTGCCGGGGCTTTGTCAATTACAATTG GAAAAAGACCTcgagaccttctcaacccgaaGGCTGTAAAGTATATGCAAACTGTTTTTTCTATTAAAGATGCACTTAGTAAGAAAGAATCCCGAGAAATCAGTGCCTTATTTGGTGTCAAAGTTACACAG GTCCGTGATTTTTTTAATAGCCAACGTTCAAGGGTGAGGAAACTAGTTCGCGTGTCACGGGAAAAAGCCATCCAATCTAATTCTTGCAAACAACTTGAAGTTGGAGGGGTTGCAACAAACAATGACCCCAGTATGCCAATTGATGCAGTTCCCTTGAACTCTGATGCAGTGTTTCCTTTGAACTCTGATGTACCAATACCATTGAACTCTGAAGCTCCAGTTCCGTTAAATTTTGATGCACCAGTTCCCTTAAACACGATTGATCCCAGTAATGTTGATAATGGACCATCCTGTTCAACACAGGATAGTGAACTATCTGGAATAGATGGTGTAGATAAAGATTTTGTTCAAACTATATTCAGTATGatgcagaaagaagaaacatttTCTGGTCAGGTTAAATTGATGGAGTGGATCTTGCAGATACAAAATTCTTCAGTACTATGTTG GTTTTTGACTAAAGGTGGTGCTATTATTTTAGCAACTTGGTTAAGTCAAGCTGCTGCTGAAGAACAAACAAGTCTCCTTCATGTAATCCTTGAG GTTTTTTGTCATTTGCCTTTACACAAGGCTCTTCCTGTACATATTTCACCGATACTTCAAAGTGTTAATTACTTGCGATTTTACAGAACTTCAG ACATATCAAACAGGGCAAGGTTTTTATTGTCAAGATGGAGCAAATTGTTGGCAAGATCCCAAGCATTAAAGAAACCCAATGGCGTGAAACTTTTGACCAATTCACATACAGATATGATTCTGAAACAGAG TATTGGAGACATCATGTCTGATGAATCATGGAAATCGAATATTGACATGCCT GAAAATTTTGTCACTTCAAACGTAAATGTAGATAACATGAG GAAACCAGAATCTCATCAAGCATTGAAACTTTTGCCGGCCTCTTCAGATGATTTGAATCGGAAGAATGTACTAGGCTTATCTTCATCCA GATTCAGAGAACGCAGAAAAGTTCAGATGGTAGAACAGCCGGACCAGAAAATTGCTGGCAGAAATTCGCAGGTTCCAAGAACTTCTCCTGCCAGTCAAGGTCGGCCAATGTCTACTGATGATATTCAAAAAGCAAAAATGCGAGCACAATTCATGCAGAGCAAGTATGGGAAGACCGGTTCATCTAATGGACGTCCGAATGTGAAGTCTGCGAATGTAAATAAACCATTACATTTAGTTTCCGCTGCCTTGCCTCCAGCATCTAAAGTCTCTCTTCTTCCCAATTTTGAAGACCAGAAAAAAGCTGTGGCGCTCTTTCCAAAGTTCAGTAATAAGGTTGAAACCCCACTTCGTTCAAAGATTGAAACAGAATTCAAGGATTCGCTTGGAGAGAAATGTAAAAGGGTCCAGATCCAATGGCGGATGCCACCAG AAATGAAACTCAATGATCTCTGGAGAGTAGGTGGTGgtgagaatagtaaagaagcTGGATTCCAAAAAAATAGGAACTCTAGAGAAAAGGAGACTTTCTACCAGACCATCCTTGACATACCATCAAATCCCAAGGAGCCATGGGACGTAGAAATGGACTATGATGACTCTTTGACTCCTGAAATTCTGACTGAGCAATTGCCTGACAATGAAAGTTCAGAAGCTGAGGTTCGTAACCATGTGGTGGATGCTGCTGTTCCATCAGAGGTGATCTCATCTCAAGATGTCAAGCCAAATGCAGCTGAGCCAGATCTTGAATTGCTTGCCGTACTTTTGAAAAATCCAGAATTAGTTTATGCTCTTACATCTAGCCAAGCTGGTAATTTGCCTACAGAGGAAACTGTAAAACTGTTGGATATGATTAAAGCAGGTGGGGCTAGTAATTTGGGCGGTGCTAACAGGATGGGAAAGACGGTGGAAAAAGTTGAAGTCTCTCTTCCATCTCCAACTCCTTCAAGTAATGCTGGAACG AGTGGATGGAAACCAGCAGTCTTGAGGAATCCTTTTTCACAGCGAGATTCCGTTGCAGAAAGCCGAGTTGCACTCTCTTCCCCACCAGTTGATACTTCAAGCATTGCAGTGTCGCGTATCGTTACACCGAACCAACAACACGGAGCTATGCCACCAGTGTCCCACCAAATTCCTGCATCAGTTTCTCAATTTTCACTTCCACAAACTATGATCAACGGATGCCAATCCCATCACGTAGTTCACTCTCACCAACAGGGCATCAACTCTCCAAACGTTCAATTACCGAACTCAGAAATAGCCCTGGCATCAAGGAGTTTCCCAATCACCAATCAACCCCTAATTAACCATATAACAGCAGCTGCCTCTTCAGCGAGGATTGAAGGTCGGAATATTGTAAAACCTGTCTCATTTACATCAAACACACCAGAGAGAATACCAATCTCATTCCAATCACCTCCTTCCCCAACCCCAACACAAATGCCTCCAATTCAGCAGCAAAGGCAACAGCCACAATTACAACCATTTCGATCGGAGCATCCGCATCTGCATCAAACTCGTGTAAATATCTCTTTACCACCCGCTGAGAAATCAGCCCCTAGTTTAGGTTCTTGGAGACCAAGGCAGCAGGATATTGGTTCTCAAACATCTTCTCATTACAACTCTGGAGCTAACCAAAATAATGACAGTAAATTTGTTGGAGGATCCATGGCGGCGGTAAGGGGAGGCCCTTCATGGGGGAGAAATGAATTTGAATCTTGGAGTCCTGAAAACAGTCCAGTAAGAACTCAAGAATACAATAGGCCTGATAAAAGCTTCATAGAGCCCAGAATCAACTCTGGAAGAAGCTATGGGCCTGTTGACCAGCAGCAGCAGAGACAAAGGAGTCCTTATGGATATAGAGAGCAAAACAGACATGGAAACAACAATAGAAGATGGCGTGATAGACAATATTGA
- the LOC120069124 gene encoding metal tolerance protein 2 — MNSIKMGYRFHRLNPVLQSFYTKLSSPTHKEFHAIPSIQSLNLHPQTTLLGIYDDPTSKICRRWHLGHSHRHDDDHRFGQEGENIFKLGLGADIGLAAGKAVTGYLSGSTAIIADAAHSVSDVVLSGIALWSFKAGQAPKDKEHPYGHGKFETLGALGISSMLLATAGGIAWHASELLLGLLSAAPEIVNQPFGHESLHNHSHNHGGHHHGIDMDHPILALNMTIISICIKEGLYWMTKRAGEKQGSGLMKANAWHHRADAISSVVALIGVGGSILGVKFLDPLAGLVVSGMILKAGLETGYQSILELVDAAIPADQINPVKQTILEVEGVKGCHRLRGRRAGSSLYLDVHIEVDPFLSVSAAHCIGENVRQKIHTSHPEVSEVFIHIDPSISHFPPKLSDQQAGSTGTSNQNTDFPLIEKNIEAIVSEIILSKFPENMLVERITPHLLQGKILLQIEVSMPPNLLIRNAMEIAKQAEMEILKAASNIVHVSIQLRLGHQIPQLTH, encoded by the exons ATGAACTCCATAAAAATGGGATATAGATTCCACCGTCTCAATCCCGTACTTCAATCTTTCTATACCAAGCTTTCCTCACCAACCCACAAAGAATTTCATGCAATTCCCTCAatccaatctctcaatcttcatccCCAAACCACATTACTGGGAATTTATGATGATCCGACGAGCAAAATCTGCAGAAGGTGGCATTTGGGTCACTCCCACCGCCATGATGATGACCATCGATTTGGGCAAGAGGGTGAGAATATTTTCAAGCTGGGTCTCGGCGCTGACATTGGATTGGCTGCAGGGAAGGCTGTGACAGGGTATTTATCAGGAAGCACAGCTATAATCGCTGATGCGGCTCATTCGGTTTCTGATGTG GTTCTTAGTGGAATTGCTTTATGGTCATTTAAAGCTGGGCAAGCTCCCAAAGACAAGGAGCATCCATATG GACATGGTAAATTTGAGACTCTGGGAGCCCTTGGAATCTCTTCCATGCTTTTAGCAACTGCTGGTGGCATTGCTTGGCATGCTTCAGAACTTTTACTG GGCTTGTTGTCAGCAGCTCCTGAAATAGTCAATCAGCCTTTTGGACATGAGAGTCTGCATAACCATAGCCATAATCATGGTGGACATCATCATGGAATCGACATGGATCATCCTATTCTAGCTTTGAATATGACTATTATATCAATATGTATCAAAGAAGG GCTTTACTGGATGACGAAACGAGCCGGGGAAAAACAAGGAAGTGGACTTATGAAAGCAAATGCATGGCATCACCGTGCTGATGCGATATCATCTGTAGTTGCTCTCATTGGTGTAG GAGGTTCCATCCTTGGGGTGAAGTTTCTAGATCCCTTAGCAGGACTTGTTGTCTCAGGCATGATTCTAAAGGCTGGACTTGAAACTGGATACCAGAg CATCTTGGAATTAGTGGATGCTGCAATCCCAGCAGATCAAATCAATCCTGTCAAACAAACAATACTGGAGGTTGAGGGTGTCAAG GGCTGCCATCGCCTAAGAGGAAGGAGAGCTGGCTCTTCTTTGTATCTCGATGTGCATATCGAG GTTGATCCTTTTTTGAGTGTTAGTGCTGCCCATTGTATTGGTGAAAATGTTCGTCAAAAGATTCATACATCTCATCCTGAAGTATCCGAAGTTTTTATACACATAG ATCCCTCCATTTCACATTTTCCACCCAAGTTATCGGACCAGCAAGCAGGTTCAACCGGAACTTCGAATCAAAATACAGACTTCCCTCTGATTGAGAAGAACATTGAAGCAATCGTTTCTGAAATCATCCTGTCGAAATTTCCTGAG AACATGCTGGTTGAACGCATTACACCCCACTTGTTGCAAGGCAAGATTCTGCTCCAAATCGAGGTTTCGATGCCTCCCAACTTGCTAATTCG AAATGCAATGGAAATAGCAAAACAAGCAGAAATGGAGATCTTGAAGGCAGCCTCTAACATTGTTCATGTTAGCATTCAGCTTCGTTTGGGACATCAAATTCCACAGCTCACCCATTAA
- the LOC120069139 gene encoding zinc finger protein GAI-ASSOCIATED FACTOR 1-like, giving the protein MGISNITGEDHHANLSSANSVENQLQQVEQNNNNQHQLLNHFLYGSPNGDQTNSHGSSNSLYHHQQRVKKKRNLPGTPDPNAEVIALSPTTLMARNRFVCEICNKGFQRDQNLQLHRRGHNLPWKLRQRTGAEVKKRVYVCPEPTCVHHNPARALGDLTGIKKHFSRKHGEKKWKCEKCSKKYAVQSDLKAHQKTCGTREYKCDCGTLFSRRDSFITHRAFCNALTEENNKLKQGTLNNNNNNIEPISIISSPKLPHFGTSIIPELFNPYDKKNPFKSLPQELNNSTPPFPAPATGAPGGLFMAGPRSSNNSSSFSSLKLSSTTSSRFSCLYDSKNSCLQDSGLATTALVTSATALLQKAAQIGATTSSVGVLKSPLLEMPHSDQPDMVGMNMEMYGHMMMMKEQDNCTSNSSSFVVHEKGQWQPISRFSSGDNNSKESQMMTLDLLGERGWRLRQLQGNESHHHEEMMPIMKHFEMQNFHKDSNVDKSIFEF; this is encoded by the exons ATGGGAATCTCAAACATTACAGGTGAAGATCATCATGCAAACTTGTCTTCAGCCAATAGTGTGGAAAATCAATTACAACAAGTTGAacaaaacaataataatcaaCATCAACTTCTTAATCACTTCCTCTATGGCTCTCCCAATGGAGATCAAACCAATTCCCATGGCTCATCCAATTCACTTTATCACCACCAACAAAGAGTTAAGAAGAAGCGAAATCTTCCCGGCACTCCAG ATCCAAATGCTGAAGTTATTGCTCTATCACCAACAACCCTAATGGCTAGAAATAGGTTTGTGTGTGAGATTTGCAACAAGGGGTTTCAAAGAGATCAAAACCTTCAATTACATAGGAGAGGACACAACCTTCCATGGAAACTCCGGCAACGAACCGGTGCCGAAGTGAAGAAAAGGGTCTATGTGTGCCCTGAACCAACGTGCGTTCATCACAACCCAGCTCGAGCTCTCGGCGATCTTACCGGAATTAAGAAGCATTTTAGTAGAAAGCATGGGGAGAAGAAATGGAAGTGTGAGAAATGCTCCAAGAAATATGCAGTTCAGTCTGATTTGAAGGCTCATCAAAAGACTTGTGGCACTAGGGAATACAAATGTGATTGTGGAACTCTCTTTTCCAG AAGGGACAGTTTCATCACCCACAGAGCCTTTTGCAATGCATTAACAGAAGAAAACAACAAACTAAAGCAAGGAACTctcaacaataacaataataacataGAACCAATCTCAATTATCTCCAGTCCAAAACTCCCTCATTTTGGAACATCAATCATACCTGAATTATTCAACCCTTATGATaaaaaaaacccttttaaaTCCCTCCCTCAAGAACTCAACAACTCGACCCCACCATTCCCTGCCCCGGCCACCGGTGCGCCTGGAGGCTTGTTCATGGCCGGACCTCGAAGCAGCAAcaactcttcttctttctcaagCCTTAAGCTCAGCTCCACCACCTCTTCGCGCTTTAGTTGCCTTTATGACAGCAAAAACAGCTGCCTTCAG GATTCTGGGTTGGCGACAACAGCATTGGTAACATCTGCGACCGCCTTGTTACAAAAAGCTGCACAAATAGGAGCAACTACAAGTTCTGTTGGTGTTTTGAAGTCACCATTGTTGGAAATGCCACATTCTGATCAACCAGACATGGTAGGGATGAATATGGAAATGTACGGACATATGATGATGATGAAAGAACAAGATAATTGTACTAGCAATAGCTCGAGTTTTGTCGTCCATGAAAAGGGCCAATGGCAACCGATATCGAGGTTTTCAAGTGGCGATAACAACAGCAAAGAGAGTCAGATGATGACTCTAGATTTGTTGGGAGAAAGAGGGTGGAGGCTGAGGCAATTGCAAGGAAATGAAAGCCACCATCACGAGGAGATGATGCCAATTATGAAACATTTTGAGATGCAAAACTTTCATAAGGATTCAAACGttgacaaatccatatttgagTTTTGA